In the Paenibacillus sp. FSL H7-0357 genome, one interval contains:
- the pdxS gene encoding pyridoxal 5'-phosphate synthase lyase subunit PdxS, which produces MMETGTSRVKRGMAEMQKGGVIMDVMNAEQAKIAEAAGAVAVMALERVPSDIRAAGGVARMADPTIVEEVIKVVSIPVMAKARIGHYVEAKVLESLGVDYLDESEVLTPADEVFHINKREFTVPFVCGAKDLGEALRRINEGASMIRTKGEPGTGNIVEAVRHMRVINSQIRKVTNLSKDELFHEAKTLGVPYELLLEVHELGKLPVVNFAAGGVATPADAALMMHLGADGVFVGSGIFKSDNPEKFARAIVEATTHFTDYKLIAEVSKNLGTPMKGIDIATLTPAERMSERGR; this is translated from the coding sequence ATCATGGAAACTGGAACATCGCGAGTTAAAAGAGGCATGGCAGAAATGCAAAAAGGCGGCGTCATTATGGACGTCATGAATGCAGAGCAAGCGAAAATTGCCGAGGCTGCGGGTGCAGTAGCTGTAATGGCTCTGGAACGCGTACCTTCTGATATCCGCGCAGCAGGCGGTGTAGCCCGGATGGCTGATCCTACAATCGTAGAAGAGGTTATCAAAGTGGTGAGCATTCCCGTTATGGCCAAAGCCCGTATCGGTCATTATGTAGAAGCGAAGGTTCTTGAATCTCTGGGCGTGGATTATTTGGATGAAAGCGAAGTGCTCACGCCTGCCGATGAAGTATTCCATATCAACAAACGTGAGTTTACAGTCCCTTTTGTCTGCGGAGCGAAAGATCTGGGTGAAGCGCTGCGACGTATTAATGAAGGAGCTTCGATGATCCGCACCAAGGGTGAACCGGGAACGGGCAACATTGTTGAAGCCGTGCGCCATATGCGTGTTATCAACAGCCAGATCCGCAAGGTAACCAACTTGTCCAAAGACGAGCTTTTTCACGAAGCTAAGACTTTAGGTGTTCCTTACGAGCTGCTGCTTGAAGTTCACGAGCTCGGCAAGCTGCCGGTTGTTAACTTTGCCGCAGGCGGTGTAGCTACTCCGGCTGATGCAGCCTTGATGATGCATCTGGGTGCGGATGGCGTATTCGTCGGTTCCGGTATATTCAAATCGGACAACCCCGAGAAATTCGCCCGGGCGATTGTGGAGGCAACTACTCACTTCACAGACTATAAACTGATCGCTGAAGTATCCAAGAACCTTGGCACGCCAATGAAGGGGATTGATATCGCAACTCTGACCCCGGCTGAACGTATGTCGGAGCGCGGCCGTTAA
- a CDS encoding D-alanyl-D-alanine carboxypeptidase family protein, with protein MKHKRKFSSKQFVIKTATVGLLLNMLASPVHSVFADEVKTPATTEKGTAAGTTAAKAAVKIPSIESLKLEVDSAVLIEPTTGEVLLSLNADKPLPPASMTKMMTEYLVADAVKNGQISWDQKVVVQENASKQIGSRIFLAEGDEHTVRELYIAMAVGSANDATVALAELVSSSEQEFVALMNETAKKMGMKTAYFINSTGLDRADMPAKFQPKVDRETVMSAMDAAILAKYIVTDHPDFTEFTTIQSYKFRQRDDKPMVNYNWMLEANKDIANFKAYAYPGLDGLKTGHTNNAGNCFTGTAVRDGMRLISVVMGANSEAHRFTETKKVLDFGFNNFEIKQVVAPKAVIAGNETVPVQKGKNKDVSIVTDAGVTFIVPKGTVAPQINTAVAVNDAATLVAPIANASKVGKVTYSYKVEGMSQVQEKTVNLITAEEAEKAGWFKLLMRAIGEFFSDLFTGIKNLF; from the coding sequence TTGAAGCACAAGCGAAAATTTAGCAGTAAACAATTTGTGATTAAGACAGCGACAGTAGGTCTGCTTTTAAATATGTTAGCTTCTCCAGTACATTCGGTGTTCGCTGATGAAGTGAAGACACCGGCAACGACAGAAAAGGGTACTGCCGCCGGCACTACTGCGGCGAAAGCTGCAGTCAAGATTCCTAGTATAGAGTCACTGAAGCTCGAAGTGGATTCGGCAGTGTTGATCGAACCCACTACAGGCGAGGTGCTTTTGTCCCTGAATGCCGATAAGCCTCTGCCTCCGGCAAGCATGACGAAGATGATGACCGAATATCTGGTTGCAGATGCCGTGAAGAATGGCCAGATTTCCTGGGATCAGAAAGTAGTTGTTCAGGAAAATGCCTCCAAGCAGATCGGCTCGCGTATTTTTTTGGCTGAAGGCGATGAACATACGGTAAGAGAGCTATACATAGCAATGGCCGTTGGTTCTGCTAATGATGCCACCGTAGCGTTGGCTGAGCTTGTTTCGTCATCCGAGCAGGAATTTGTAGCTCTAATGAATGAAACTGCAAAGAAGATGGGAATGAAGACGGCTTACTTTATCAATTCTACCGGTCTTGACCGTGCCGATATGCCGGCTAAGTTCCAGCCCAAAGTCGATCGTGAAACCGTAATGTCAGCCATGGACGCAGCGATTCTTGCCAAATATATCGTCACGGACCACCCTGATTTCACAGAATTCACAACCATTCAGTCTTACAAGTTCCGTCAACGGGATGACAAACCGATGGTTAACTACAACTGGATGCTGGAAGCGAACAAGGATATCGCCAACTTTAAGGCATATGCTTATCCCGGCCTTGACGGGCTGAAGACAGGACATACCAACAATGCCGGCAACTGTTTCACCGGTACGGCTGTTCGCGACGGTATGCGGCTGATCAGTGTCGTTATGGGCGCCAACTCGGAAGCACACCGTTTCACGGAAACGAAGAAAGTACTTGATTTTGGCTTCAATAATTTCGAAATCAAACAGGTAGTGGCCCCTAAAGCCGTCATTGCCGGCAATGAAACAGTGCCCGTGCAAAAAGGCAAAAACAAAGATGTGTCTATCGTTACCGATGCCGGAGTTACTTTTATCGTGCCTAAAGGAACAGTTGCACCACAGATTAACACAGCGGTTGCCGTTAATGATGCAGCAACACTGGTAGCCCCGATTGCCAATGCTTCCAAAGTGGGCAAGGTTACTTACTCCTACAAGGTTGAAGGCATGTCTCAGGTTCAGGAGAAGACGGTCAATCTAATTACCGCAGAGGAAGCGGAGAAGGCTGGCTGGTTCAAGCTGCTGATGAGAGCAATAGGCGAATTTTTTAGCGATTTGTTTACAGGAATTAAGAACCTGTTCTAG
- the guaB gene encoding IMP dehydrogenase — protein sequence MWEDKFGKEGLTFDDVLLVPRKSEVLPKEVDLATVLSKNVKLNIPLMSAGMDTVTEAAMAIAIAREGGIGIIHKNMSVEQQAEEVDRVKRSESGVITNPFSLTPEHWVSDAEVLMGKYRISGVPIVDESNKLVGILTNRDLRFIHDFNIQIKEVMTHENLVTAAVGTTLQEAEGILQRHKIEKLPLVDENNILKGLITIKDIEKAIQFPNGAKDAHGRLLVGAAIGISKDTFERTEALVKAGVDLITVDSAHGHHINIIDAVRKLRELYPDLTIVAGNVATGDATRELIEAGASVVKVGIGPGSICTTRVIAGIGVPQITAIYDCATVAREYGIPIIADGGIKYSGEVTKAIAAGASAVMMGSLFAGTEESPGESEIYQGRKFKVYRGMGSMSAMKQGSKDRYFQDDDKKLVPEGIEGRVAFKGSLSDTVHQLIGGLRSGMGYCGTKTLEELRNDTSFIRITGAGLRESHPHDVQITKEAPNYSL from the coding sequence GTGTGGGAAGATAAGTTTGGTAAAGAAGGTTTGACGTTTGACGATGTGCTGTTGGTGCCGCGCAAATCCGAGGTACTGCCGAAGGAAGTGGATCTGGCCACGGTACTGAGCAAAAATGTGAAGCTGAATATCCCTCTGATGAGTGCAGGCATGGATACAGTCACAGAAGCAGCTATGGCGATTGCAATTGCCCGCGAGGGAGGCATTGGCATTATTCATAAGAATATGTCAGTGGAGCAGCAGGCTGAAGAAGTAGACCGGGTAAAGCGCTCCGAGAGCGGTGTTATTACTAATCCCTTTTCTCTAACGCCAGAACACTGGGTTTCCGACGCTGAAGTCCTGATGGGTAAATACCGTATTTCCGGAGTACCTATCGTTGATGAAAGCAACAAGCTGGTTGGGATTCTGACCAATAGAGATCTGCGTTTCATTCATGATTTTAATATTCAAATTAAAGAAGTGATGACCCATGAGAATCTGGTCACTGCTGCGGTTGGCACTACTCTCCAGGAAGCAGAAGGTATCCTTCAACGCCATAAGATCGAGAAACTGCCGCTTGTAGATGAGAACAACATTCTTAAAGGTTTGATCACGATTAAAGATATAGAAAAAGCAATTCAATTCCCGAATGGAGCAAAAGATGCTCACGGCCGTCTGCTGGTGGGTGCAGCAATTGGTATTTCCAAAGATACTTTTGAACGTACAGAGGCGTTGGTGAAAGCCGGCGTGGATCTGATTACGGTAGATTCCGCACACGGGCATCATATTAATATTATTGATGCTGTCCGCAAATTGCGTGAACTGTACCCGGATCTTACGATTGTTGCCGGTAACGTGGCAACCGGAGACGCAACCCGTGAATTGATTGAAGCTGGCGCTTCTGTAGTCAAAGTGGGTATTGGACCGGGATCAATTTGTACCACACGCGTAATTGCCGGTATCGGTGTTCCGCAAATTACGGCCATTTACGATTGTGCAACGGTTGCCCGTGAGTACGGCATTCCGATTATTGCTGACGGGGGTATCAAATATTCCGGTGAGGTTACCAAAGCGATTGCTGCGGGAGCATCTGCGGTTATGATGGGAAGCCTGTTCGCCGGAACGGAAGAAAGCCCGGGCGAATCTGAGATTTATCAGGGACGTAAATTCAAGGTATACCGCGGCATGGGCAGTATGAGCGCCATGAAGCAGGGCAGTAAAGACCGTTACTTCCAGGATGATGACAAGAAGCTTGTTCCAGAAGGTATTGAAGGTAGAGTCGCTTTCAAAGGTTCTCTCTCCGATACGGTTCATCAGCTGATCGGCGGGCTTCGTTCTGGTATGGGGTATTGTGGAACGAAGACGCTGGAGGAACTGCGCAATGATACATCTTTCATCCGGATTACAGGAGCCGGGTTGCGCGAAAGTCACCCTCATGATGTACAAATCACCAAGGAAGCTCCCAACTATTCCCTATAA